A genome region from Clostridium pasteurianum includes the following:
- a CDS encoding GntR family transcriptional regulator: MKHKYEEVEEKIINWATTAKYKPHEKIPTESELMEMFDVSRHTIRKAIGDLVSRQYVYRIQGSGIYISDWAENRENLKSTKNVAVLTTHISNYIFPNIIKGLEDTLYSESFSLLLSSTNNNVMFENSNLKNLLAHKIDGLILEPTKSAYKSQNIGYLNKVISNNIPLVMINASYPELNSPSLRVDDFEGGRLATEHLISLNHTRLMGIFKVDDSQGINRMNGFISECQRSNIPPMPDQILTYLSEEINYSLPIKIENVLKSEKRPTAIFCYNDEIAYIVFTIAHKLNIKIPDELSVIGFDDSRLATIMHPHLTSITHPKEQMGCDAANLIIKLINNNNKFEDSDSIVYKPKLIVRNSTCKISK, encoded by the coding sequence ATGAAACACAAGTATGAAGAAGTTGAAGAAAAAATTATAAACTGGGCTACCACGGCTAAATATAAACCGCATGAAAAAATACCAACTGAATCTGAATTAATGGAAATGTTCGATGTTAGCAGGCATACTATAAGAAAAGCCATAGGTGATCTGGTATCTAGACAGTATGTATATAGAATACAAGGAAGTGGCATATACATTTCTGATTGGGCTGAAAATAGAGAAAATCTTAAAAGCACAAAAAATGTAGCTGTACTTACGACTCATATATCAAATTATATTTTTCCAAATATAATTAAAGGCTTGGAAGATACACTTTATTCGGAATCTTTCTCGCTTCTGCTGTCTTCAACTAATAACAATGTCATGTTTGAAAATAGTAATTTAAAAAATTTATTAGCTCATAAGATTGACGGTCTTATTTTAGAACCTACTAAAAGTGCATATAAAAGTCAAAACATTGGCTATTTAAATAAAGTTATTTCCAATAATATTCCACTTGTAATGATAAATGCCTCTTACCCTGAACTTAACTCACCCAGCCTGCGTGTTGATGATTTTGAGGGAGGACGATTAGCAACAGAACATCTTATATCCTTAAATCATACAAGATTAATGGGTATTTTTAAAGTTGATGATTCACAGGGAATTAATAGAATGAATGGCTTTATTTCAGAATGCCAAAGAAGCAACATTCCCCCAATGCCTGATCAAATTTTAACTTATTTATCTGAAGAGATAAATTATTCACTACCTATAAAAATAGAGAATGTATTAAAGTCGGAAAAAAGGCCAACTGCAATTTTTTGTTATAATGATGAAATAGCTTATATAGTATTCACTATTGCTCATAAATTAAATATTAAAATTCCAGATGAATTGTCTGTAATTGGTTTTGATGATTCACGTCTTGCAACAATAATGCATCCACATCTAACTTCTATTACTCATCCTAAAGAGCAAATGGGATGTGATGCTGCTAATTTAATTATAAAGTTAATTAATAACAATAATAAATTTGAAGACAGTGACTCTATTGTTTATAAGCCAAAACTCATCGTTAGAAATTCAACTTGCAAAATAAGTAAATAA